In Halarcobacter mediterraneus, the following proteins share a genomic window:
- a CDS encoding HAD family hydrolase has translation MALIMFDMDGTLINSSHSIVNTINYVRQNLGFEELEKNHILEKVNDPNINAAQYFYGTNDFTIQQKELFENHYNATCLDNLELYEGIKKLIDDLSSDFTLSVATNANSTFARKMLEHLEIEHYFKSILGYNDVQKPKPHPEMVYKILDTHNIKKEKAQLIGDSHKDIMAASKAGVDSVLVNWGFSNHEKDAIETIEELEQKILQKFKE, from the coding sequence ATGGCATTAATTATGTTTGATATGGATGGAACTTTAATAAATAGTAGTCATTCTATTGTAAATACAATAAATTATGTAAGACAAAATTTAGGATTTGAAGAACTTGAAAAGAACCATATTTTAGAAAAAGTTAACGACCCAAATATAAATGCTGCACAATATTTTTATGGTACAAATGATTTTACAATACAACAAAAAGAATTATTTGAAAACCATTACAATGCAACTTGTTTAGATAATTTAGAACTTTATGAAGGAATTAAAAAACTTATTGATGATTTAAGTTCAGATTTTACTCTAAGTGTCGCTACAAATGCAAACTCGACTTTTGCAAGAAAAATGTTGGAACATTTAGAAATTGAGCATTATTTTAAAAGCATTTTAGGATATAACGATGTTCAAAAGCCTAAGCCACACCCAGAAATGGTATATAAAATATTAGATACACATAATATAAAGAAAGAGAAAGCTCAATTAATTGGTGATTCACATAAAGATATAATGGCAGCTTCAAAAGCAGGAGTTGACTCAGTTTTAGTAAATTGGGGTTTTTCAAATCATGAAAAAGATGCTATTGAAACTATAGAAGAATTAGAACAAAAAATCCTTCAAAAATTTAAAGAATAA
- a CDS encoding response regulator transcription factor, with product MNQEILQNIIKSTKNLHLLYIEDNEDVREQTLKMLQIFFDNISIAKDGEQGLEEFKKNNKFESTSFDLIITDIEMPNKDGISMINSIREYNAEIPILIFSAHSNTDYFLKSINAGIDGYILKPYNIEQISNSLMNIIEKNRLLPSNEHIIHLADGYIWNNQEQILYKDEKAIKLTKNETKLFILFIKSKGALKTYDEIDTFIFSDFSETNKRVRNLVSRLKSKLEYDLFESIYGHGYKLKYKKFI from the coding sequence ATGAATCAGGAAATTCTTCAGAATATTATAAAATCTACCAAAAACCTTCATTTATTGTATATAGAAGATAATGAAGATGTAAGAGAACAAACTTTAAAAATGCTTCAAATCTTTTTTGATAATATTTCTATCGCAAAAGATGGAGAGCAAGGACTTGAAGAGTTCAAAAAAAATAATAAATTTGAATCTACTTCTTTTGATTTAATTATTACAGATATTGAAATGCCTAATAAAGACGGTATTTCAATGATTAATTCAATAAGAGAATATAATGCAGAAATACCTATTTTAATTTTTTCTGCCCATAGTAATACTGATTATTTTTTAAAATCAATAAATGCAGGAATTGATGGATATATTTTAAAACCATACAACATAGAACAAATTTCTAACTCTTTAATGAATATTATTGAAAAAAACAGACTTCTTCCTTCAAATGAACATATCATACATTTAGCAGATGGTTATATTTGGAATAATCAAGAACAAATTCTATATAAAGATGAGAAGGCAATAAAACTTACAAAGAATGAAACTAAACTTTTTATTTTATTTATAAAATCAAAAGGCGCATTAAAAACTTATGATGAAATTGATACTTTTATTTTTTCAGATTTTAGTGAAACAAATAAAAGAGTAAGAAATCTAGTATCAAGATTAAAAAGTAAATTAGAGTATGACCTTTTTGAATCAATTTATGGACATGGATATAAACTTAAATATAAAAAATTTATTTAG
- the ccsA gene encoding cytochrome c biogenesis protein CcsA, translating into MKQLTDVLFSFKTTLVLLAILAIGAGVATFIENDFGTSSARVLVYNHIWYEAALVLTTINLTGIIFKYKMWRNKARFIFHSSFVVILIGAAVTRYVGYEGIMQIREGEIQNRMISLEPYLQIKIKQTDATYYKEYPMEFTALGNNDFSHSIAFADKELKIDFNDYMYAKKGKNDMGILTVDATLNGETKTIKLPGKRGMKGITKIEDFGDTVVTLEYGSKVLELPFAIKLRDFELQRYPGSMSPSSYASEVTVIKKDGQKYDYRIFMNRTLHEGNFLFFQSSYDPDEKGTVLSVNNDPGKWPTYLGYFLLTLGLIWNLFDKKSRFWKLTKYVSNKNLASIAVACIVSFGTVSLNAQVDFQKTQLSKEEIQTYMESFKNNSLEAAEKFSKIVVQSNGGRMKPLNTLNHEILSKLTGKVTMFGMNADQIVLGMLTRPEIWRNMRMIKVRTPKLKEFLQVEPDRKYIAFTEVFKDNKYILQEETQRISMIDPSQRGTYEKDIIRLDERLSISYLVYNGNLFKIFPRTNATKEENNRWYSPLEAIQNFQGENQKAIETLVRGFLNSVISEQWELSNKFLDMIQQYQAQVGSEVMPSQSHIDREIAFNKLEIFEKLTVAYLLVGFIMLVVAFIVVFNPKIQPRKTTLFFFLMLSLLFAAHTFGMGFRWILSGHAPWSDTYESLLYISWSAVFAGVVFFRRSLLALSAAIIVAAIFMFTAHLTSIDPQITNLVPVLKSYWLTIHVSILTASYGFFGLSAILGFLTLILFIFRKRKPHLDETIKHITAINEISLIIGLTAITIGNFLGGVWANESWGRYWGWDPKETWAYVSIVIYVFVLHMRFVKRLNTPYALSVASLLAFSSILMTYFGVNFYLSGLHSYATGDPVPIPMWVYYVTALVFITIALAYKNRNLKDEICHTKNQNPKK; encoded by the coding sequence TTGAAACAACTAACTGACGTCTTATTCTCCTTTAAGACAACACTTGTATTGTTAGCTATTCTAGCCATTGGAGCTGGTGTAGCTACATTTATAGAGAATGATTTTGGAACCTCTTCTGCTAGGGTTTTAGTTTATAATCATATCTGGTATGAAGCCGCTTTAGTTTTAACAACAATAAATCTAACAGGAATAATTTTTAAATATAAAATGTGGAGAAATAAAGCAAGATTTATTTTTCATTCTTCTTTTGTTGTAATCTTAATTGGTGCAGCAGTAACAAGATATGTTGGATATGAAGGTATTATGCAAATAAGAGAAGGAGAAATTCAAAATAGAATGATTTCTTTAGAACCTTATTTACAAATAAAAATAAAACAAACAGATGCTACTTATTATAAAGAGTATCCTATGGAGTTTACAGCTTTAGGTAATAATGATTTTTCTCATTCAATTGCTTTTGCAGACAAAGAATTAAAAATAGATTTTAATGATTATATGTATGCAAAAAAAGGGAAAAATGATATGGGAATTTTGACAGTTGATGCAACATTAAATGGTGAAACAAAAACTATTAAACTTCCAGGAAAAAGAGGAATGAAAGGAATCACAAAAATAGAAGATTTTGGTGATACTGTTGTGACTTTAGAATACGGTTCAAAAGTTTTAGAGCTTCCTTTTGCAATAAAACTTAGAGACTTTGAACTTCAAAGATATCCAGGGAGTATGTCACCATCTTCATATGCTTCTGAAGTTACTGTTATAAAAAAAGATGGACAAAAGTATGATTATAGGATTTTTATGAATAGAACTCTACATGAAGGAAACTTCTTATTTTTTCAAAGTTCTTATGACCCAGATGAAAAAGGAACTGTTTTATCTGTAAATAATGATCCAGGGAAATGGCCTACTTATTTAGGATACTTTTTACTAACATTAGGACTTATTTGGAACTTATTTGACAAAAAATCTAGATTTTGGAAATTAACAAAATATGTTAGTAATAAAAATCTTGCTTCAATTGCTGTAGCCTGTATAGTTTCATTTGGAACAGTAAGTTTAAATGCTCAAGTAGATTTCCAAAAAACTCAATTGTCTAAAGAAGAAATTCAAACTTATATGGAAAGTTTCAAAAATAATTCTCTTGAAGCAGCTGAAAAGTTTTCTAAAATTGTAGTTCAAAGTAATGGAGGAAGAATGAAACCTCTAAATACTTTAAATCATGAAATTTTAAGCAAGTTAACTGGTAAAGTTACAATGTTTGGAATGAATGCTGATCAAATTGTTTTAGGAATGCTTACAAGACCAGAAATTTGGCGAAACATGAGAATGATAAAAGTGAGAACTCCTAAATTAAAAGAATTTTTACAAGTAGAACCAGATAGAAAATATATTGCTTTTACAGAAGTTTTCAAAGATAATAAATATATTTTACAAGAAGAAACACAAAGAATTTCAATGATAGACCCTAGTCAAAGAGGAACTTATGAAAAAGATATTATTAGATTAGATGAAAGATTAAGTATTTCATATTTAGTATATAACGGAAACTTATTTAAGATATTTCCTCGAACAAATGCAACAAAAGAAGAAAACAATAGATGGTACTCTCCTTTGGAAGCAATTCAAAATTTTCAAGGAGAAAATCAAAAAGCAATTGAGACTTTAGTAAGAGGTTTCTTAAACTCTGTTATTTCAGAACAATGGGAGCTTTCTAATAAATTTCTTGATATGATTCAACAATATCAAGCTCAAGTAGGTTCTGAAGTTATGCCTTCACAGTCACATATTGATAGAGAAATAGCTTTTAATAAACTTGAAATTTTTGAAAAACTTACTGTTGCTTATCTTTTAGTAGGTTTTATTATGCTTGTTGTTGCATTTATCGTAGTATTCAATCCAAAAATTCAACCAAGAAAGACAACTTTATTTTTCTTTTTAATGCTTTCACTTTTATTTGCAGCACATACTTTTGGAATGGGCTTTAGATGGATTCTATCAGGGCATGCACCATGGTCTGATACTTATGAATCATTATTATATATTTCATGGTCAGCAGTATTTGCAGGAGTTGTCTTCTTTAGAAGATCTTTACTTGCTTTAAGTGCAGCTATTATTGTTGCAGCTATATTTATGTTTACTGCACACCTAACAAGTATTGACCCACAAATTACAAATTTAGTACCTGTATTAAAATCTTACTGGTTGACAATACACGTTTCAATATTAACTGCATCATATGGCTTCTTTGGATTAAGTGCTATTTTAGGATTCTTAACTTTAATCTTATTTATTTTTAGAAAAAGAAAACCCCATTTAGATGAAACAATTAAACATATAACAGCAATAAATGAAATATCATTAATAATAGGTCTTACAGCCATTACAATAGGAAACTTCCTTGGTGGTGTTTGGGCAAATGAGTCTTGGGGAAGATATTGGGGATGGGACCCTAAAGAAACATGGGCTTATGTTTCAATTGTAATTTATGTATTTGTTTTACATATGAGGTTTGTAAAAAGACTTAATACACCTTATGCTCTTTCAGTAGCATCACTTTTAGCTTTTTCTTCAATTTTAATGACTTACTTTGGAGTAAATTTCTATTTATCAGGACTTCACTCTTATGCAACAGGAGACCCTGTGCCTATTCCTATGTGGGTTTATTATGTAACTGCACTTGTATTTATTACTATTGCTTTAGCTTATAAAAATAGAAACTTAAAAGATGAAATCTGTCATACAAAAAATCAAAACCCTAAGAAATAA
- a CDS encoding Na/Pi cotransporter family protein, translating to MLILLLLLIIGFFVVSQENIKIIFSGIAIFLIGMYFMEHGFKLFSGGALQRVLEEFTNNNMRSLITGFITTTIVQSSSLISIIVISFLSVELISLARGIAIIFGANLGSTTTAWIISSIGFDIKISLFAMPMLIFGVIFRFSKNNTYIGLGNVLLGLGFIFLGISYMKDGFDTLKDSIDLASYSIGGYLGIFIYILIGAISTIVIQSSAATMAIIITALAGGNILYIDALALAIGANVGTTVTAVLASLSSNENGKRLAFGHFIFNISTGLIAVFLIYTLRDLVEFISPFIGISKDNYTMKLALFHTIFNLLGIIILYPFISQIVKLAEKFITDKYQKKSKPLYLAQANIKIPYNAMVSIQKETIRLYQFAQKAILHALSVHTSQLNNKEDIIKVVNQNIKIDTNLDNIYQKELKSLYSDIIEYALISQQNMNSEQSQYVTDLKHASNLVIKILKDTRDIQKNINFYLNSKNEFIKEEYKFIKTELVTFIFEINQLRKQFDNDIDEIEVSTIIQVDKDRLQNLDVIGNGRIDSLIKEEKITSKMATSVINDTSNAYEICANLLNVANILFIKDKKLRELGELEDETK from the coding sequence ATGTTAATTCTCTTACTTCTTCTTATAATTGGTTTCTTTGTTGTTTCACAAGAAAATATTAAAATAATATTTTCTGGTATTGCTATATTTCTAATTGGTATGTATTTTATGGAACATGGATTTAAACTATTTTCTGGAGGAGCACTACAAAGAGTTCTTGAAGAATTTACAAATAACAATATGAGATCTCTTATTACTGGTTTCATTACAACAACTATAGTTCAAAGTTCTTCTTTAATTTCAATAATTGTAATCTCTTTTTTATCAGTTGAATTAATAAGTCTAGCTAGAGGCATAGCCATAATATTTGGAGCAAATTTAGGTAGCACAACAACCGCTTGGATTATTTCATCTATAGGCTTTGATATTAAAATCTCACTTTTCGCCATGCCAATGCTTATTTTTGGAGTAATATTTAGATTTTCAAAAAACAATACATATATAGGCTTAGGAAATGTTCTTTTAGGTCTAGGTTTTATTTTCCTAGGTATTTCCTATATGAAAGATGGCTTTGATACTTTAAAAGATTCTATTGATTTAGCTTCTTATTCAATAGGCGGGTATTTAGGGATATTTATATATATTTTAATTGGAGCAATTTCAACTATTGTAATTCAATCAAGTGCTGCAACAATGGCAATAATTATTACAGCTTTAGCAGGTGGAAATATTTTATATATTGATGCTTTGGCTTTAGCCATAGGAGCAAATGTTGGAACAACTGTAACAGCAGTACTTGCATCATTAAGCTCAAATGAAAATGGTAAAAGATTAGCCTTTGGACATTTTATTTTTAATATTTCAACTGGACTTATTGCTGTTTTTCTAATTTATACTTTAAGAGATTTAGTGGAATTCATCTCACCTTTTATAGGAATATCTAAAGATAACTATACTATGAAACTAGCTTTATTTCATACCATATTTAATCTTTTAGGAATAATTATTTTATATCCATTTATTTCTCAAATAGTAAAACTTGCCGAAAAATTTATTACTGATAAATATCAAAAGAAATCAAAGCCTTTATATCTTGCTCAAGCAAATATAAAAATACCGTATAATGCTATGGTTTCAATACAAAAAGAAACTATTAGACTTTATCAATTTGCTCAAAAAGCTATATTACATGCATTATCTGTTCACACAAGTCAATTAAATAATAAAGAAGATATAATTAAGGTTGTTAATCAAAATATTAAAATAGATACAAATTTAGATAATATTTACCAGAAAGAATTAAAATCTTTATATAGTGATATAATTGAATATGCATTAATATCTCAACAGAATATGAATTCTGAACAAAGTCAATATGTAACTGATTTAAAACATGCCTCAAATCTCGTAATAAAAATTTTAAAAGATACAAGAGATATTCAAAAGAATATTAACTTTTATTTAAATAGCAAAAATGAATTTATAAAAGAAGAATATAAATTTATAAAAACAGAATTAGTCACTTTTATTTTTGAAATTAATCAATTAAGAAAACAATTTGACAATGATATAGATGAAATAGAAGTTTCTACTATAATTCAAGTTGATAAAGATAGATTACAAAATCTAGATGTAATAGGAAATGGAAGAATAGACTCTTTAATAAAAGAAGAAAAAATCACTTCTAAAATGGCAACTTCTGTTATAAATGATACTTCAAATGCATATGAAATTTGTGCAAATCTACTCAATGTTGCAAATATTCTTTTTATTAAAGATAAAAAGTTAAGAGAACTAGGAGAATTAGAAGATGAAACTAAATGA
- a CDS encoding sensor histidine kinase: protein MNYKKRNFLISNSIVVLFVLLLSLLLNFYLTSFFGFNQNTFIFITISVLIFGLILYLSLSKSIFQPLFKSDENLQKTVKETLHELNIPISTINLNTQMLEKKITDEKALKRLNRIKKASNELLKLYENMEYQIKKEIDKIDNTVFSLKHLIENSLEKVEDIKKDIEISVNLDKEVELKTDINGFGKVLDNLLANAIKYNLKENGIVNISFEKEKLIFFNTGKEIDTKNLFIIFDKYFQENSANDGFGLGLSMVKEFCDQNNILIQIESNKKGNKFILDLKNIVLKSRNL, encoded by the coding sequence TTGAATTATAAAAAGAGAAACTTTTTAATAAGTAATTCTATTGTTGTATTATTTGTATTATTGCTATCTTTACTATTAAACTTCTATTTAACTTCTTTTTTTGGTTTCAATCAAAATACTTTTATTTTTATTACTATTTCAGTCTTGATATTTGGCCTAATTTTGTATTTGTCTCTTAGTAAGTCTATTTTTCAACCTTTATTTAAAAGTGATGAGAATTTACAAAAAACAGTAAAAGAAACTTTACATGAATTAAACATTCCTATTTCTACAATTAATTTAAATACTCAAATGCTTGAAAAAAAAATTACAGATGAAAAGGCTTTAAAAAGATTAAATAGAATAAAAAAAGCTTCTAATGAATTATTAAAACTATATGAAAATATGGAGTATCAAATAAAAAAAGAGATAGATAAAATTGATAATACAGTATTTAGTTTAAAGCATCTTATTGAAAATAGTTTAGAAAAAGTAGAAGATATTAAGAAAGATATTGAAATTAGTGTAAATTTAGATAAAGAAGTAGAACTTAAAACTGATATCAATGGTTTTGGAAAAGTTCTTGATAACCTTCTTGCAAATGCTATAAAATATAACTTAAAAGAAAATGGAATTGTAAATATAAGTTTTGAAAAAGAAAAATTAATATTTTTTAATACAGGAAAAGAGATTGATACAAAAAATCTTTTTATAATTTTTGATAAATATTTTCAAGAAAATAGTGCAAATGATGGTTTTGGTTTAGGTCTTTCTATGGTTAAAGAGTTTTGTGATCAAAACAATATATTAATTCAAATTGAGTCAAATAAAAAAGGAAACAAATTTATTCTTGACTTAAAAAATATAGTATTAAAAAGTAGAAATCTTTAA
- a CDS encoding GGDEF domain-containing protein → MKNNILKLVKSARTNEEDFKALENIYKLYDQLQYSSNLKQMAEDIYLWLHTNFEVDNVTFALFDIERNSRENIFIEGEEFFLDDSLSFFFIINTHTNLNAIVSFSASSKTHHQILSKQYNTIESAFFQISPIIQNGIIKKNFIESLSLDSVTKVYNRHYLIENLNKQISLSKKEYKRIYFLMVGVDHFKAVIDEFDHELADQVLVELARVIHSNISEFDMVARLSGDEFLISVLSTTNESEIYKMADNIIKDFSKIKVVVNDLGHTLQKTVCIGYDVYETLDENDNIDKTIKNADIALYEAKNRGRSQLFKYEDLTPDDTIDLF, encoded by the coding sequence ATGAAGAACAATATTTTAAAATTAGTAAAGTCAGCAAGAACAAATGAAGAAGATTTTAAAGCATTAGAGAATATTTATAAACTTTATGATCAACTTCAATACTCTTCAAATTTGAAACAAATGGCTGAAGATATTTATTTATGGCTACATACAAATTTTGAAGTAGATAATGTTACTTTTGCTCTTTTTGATATTGAAAGAAACAGTAGGGAAAACATATTTATAGAAGGGGAAGAGTTTTTTTTAGATGACTCTTTATCTTTTTTCTTTATTATTAATACCCATACTAATTTAAATGCAATTGTATCTTTTAGTGCATCATCTAAAACACATCATCAAATTCTTTCAAAACAGTATAATACTATAGAGTCTGCCTTTTTTCAAATTTCACCAATTATTCAAAATGGTATTATAAAGAAAAACTTTATTGAGTCTCTATCTTTAGATTCAGTAACGAAGGTTTATAATAGACATTACTTAATAGAAAATCTAAATAAACAAATTTCACTATCTAAAAAAGAATATAAAAGAATTTATTTCCTAATGGTGGGAGTAGATCATTTCAAAGCTGTAATTGATGAATTTGACCATGAACTTGCAGACCAAGTATTAGTTGAATTAGCAAGAGTAATTCACTCAAATATTTCTGAATTTGATATGGTTGCAAGACTTAGTGGAGATGAATTCTTAATTTCTGTACTAAGTACAACAAATGAATCTGAAATATATAAAATGGCAGATAATATTATAAAAGATTTTTCAAAAATTAAAGTTGTTGTAAATGATTTAGGACATACCTTACAAAAAACTGTATGCATAGGATATGATGTTTATGAAACTTTAGATGAAAATGATAATATTGATAAAACAATAAAAAATGCAGATATTGCACTTTATGAAGCAAAAAATAGAGGAAGAAGTCAACTTTTTAAATATGAAGACTTAACTCCTGATGATACAATAGATTTATTTTAA
- a CDS encoding response regulator transcription factor, which produces MLKILLLEDDELFLETLEDFLLDEGFEVKCSTNGEEVIDYCFEEKYDLYLFDINVPKLNGIELLKTLRAANDNTPTIYLTSYKDKEMLTKGFLTGCDDYLKKPVDLDELLLRINSLLKRTGKFKEQLILKDDLVFDLKNRRLLKGNDDLNLTNKVIDLLELFLEKKDSVVTKEMIINSLWGYGEDYSEGSIRVYINNLKKIFGKDTIKNLKGIGYKFEL; this is translated from the coding sequence TTGTTAAAAATTTTGTTACTAGAAGATGATGAACTTTTTTTAGAAACTTTAGAAGACTTTTTACTTGATGAGGGATTTGAGGTTAAATGTAGCACAAATGGTGAAGAAGTCATTGATTATTGTTTTGAAGAAAAGTATGATCTATACTTATTTGATATTAATGTTCCAAAACTAAATGGTATTGAGTTATTAAAGACTTTAAGGGCAGCCAATGATAATACTCCTACAATATATTTAACTTCTTATAAAGATAAAGAGATGCTTACAAAAGGTTTTTTAACAGGATGTGATGATTATTTAAAAAAACCAGTTGATTTAGATGAATTATTATTACGAATTAATTCTTTATTAAAAAGAACTGGCAAATTTAAAGAACAATTAATATTAAAAGATGATTTAGTCTTTGATCTAAAAAATAGAAGATTATTAAAAGGTAATGATGATTTAAATTTAACAAATAAAGTGATTGATTTATTAGAATTATTCTTAGAAAAAAAAGATTCTGTAGTTACAAAAGAGATGATTATAAACAGCTTATGGGGATATGGTGAAGATTATAGTGAAGGTTCTATAAGAGTTTATATTAATAACTTAAAAAAGATTTTTGGTAAAGATACTATTAAAAATCTAAAGGGAATAGGGTATAAATTTGAATTATAA
- a CDS encoding EF-hand domain-containing protein codes for MKKIKLITACLCFIGGVLLTAETLPVRGPILFSTYDKDNNNLISEKEFNSIKEERMTQKANSGRLMKNVGQSPAFSDLDLNNDGSINKEELQKHQEKRFNNRKMKGQGNRGF; via the coding sequence ATGAAAAAAATTAAACTTATCACAGCATGTTTATGTTTTATTGGTGGGGTTTTATTAACTGCAGAAACTTTGCCAGTTAGAGGTCCTATATTATTTTCTACTTATGATAAGGATAATAATAACCTTATTTCAGAAAAAGAGTTTAATTCAATAAAAGAAGAAAGAATGACTCAAAAAGCAAATAGTGGAAGATTAATGAAGAATGTAGGACAATCTCCTGCTTTTTCTGATTTAGATCTTAATAATGATGGTTCAATCAATAAAGAAGAACTACAAAAACATCAAGAAAAAAGATTTAATAATAGAAAAATGAAGGGACAAGGAAATAGAGGCTTTTAA
- a CDS encoding tRNA (cytidine(34)-2'-O)-methyltransferase, with protein MFNIVLHEPRIPGNVGTIGRLCFALNCKLHLIKPYGFGEITEKEVRRAGLDYWFDLEVYEYENIEKFWEKHPLNSRHFFATTKTTNTYFEADYQEEDFFYFGREDAGLPEEILNLNKEGCITIPMTNNARSLNIANSVSIVAYEALRQNFTKLKKNFS; from the coding sequence ATGTTTAATATTGTATTACACGAACCAAGAATCCCTGGAAATGTAGGAACAATTGGAAGACTTTGTTTTGCTTTAAATTGTAAACTACATCTTATAAAACCATATGGTTTTGGAGAAATCACAGAAAAAGAAGTTCGAAGAGCAGGGCTTGATTATTGGTTTGATTTAGAAGTCTATGAATATGAAAATATTGAAAAATTCTGGGAAAAACATCCCTTAAATTCAAGACATTTTTTTGCTACTACAAAAACTACAAATACATATTTTGAAGCAGATTATCAAGAAGAAGATTTTTTTTATTTTGGTAGAGAAGATGCTGGATTACCTGAAGAAATTTTAAATCTTAATAAAGAAGGTTGTATCACTATTCCAATGACAAATAATGCAAGAAGTCTAAATATTGCAAACTCTGTTTCAATTGTAGCTTATGAAGCTTTAAGACAAAACTTCACGAAGCTTAAGAAAAATTTTTCTTAA
- the cmoB gene encoding tRNA 5-methoxyuridine(34)/uridine 5-oxyacetic acid(34) synthase CmoB, which produces MELEELKKKKIECRKWKNVEPWYTQLLKVFDLNIKNPDISYSDWFTVGKRENLSDSEFALLEETAKKLIPWRKGPFNIFGLDIDSEWQSNIKYNLIRPYFNLKDKVVADIGCNNGYYMFRMLEDKPKRLIGFDPSALTLHQFEFINHFVKSDIVYEMLGVEHLEYYNHKFDFIFMLGVLYHRPDPVGTLKSLARGLNSKGEILIDTFMIDGDEEICLTPDRRYSKIPNIYFIPTIPALKNWLKRAGFENIEVIATTTTTSGEQRKTKWSFDQSLEDFLDKNDPSKTVEGYPAPKRVYMKARKIQ; this is translated from the coding sequence ATGGAATTAGAAGAATTAAAAAAGAAAAAAATAGAGTGCAGAAAATGGAAAAATGTTGAACCTTGGTATACTCAACTACTAAAGGTTTTTGATTTAAATATTAAAAATCCAGATATAAGTTATTCTGATTGGTTTACAGTTGGAAAAAGAGAAAATTTAAGTGATAGTGAATTTGCCTTACTTGAAGAAACTGCAAAAAAACTTATTCCTTGGAGAAAAGGACCATTTAATATTTTTGGTTTAGACATTGATAGTGAATGGCAAAGTAATATTAAATATAATTTAATAAGACCATATTTTAATCTAAAAGATAAGGTAGTTGCAGATATAGGTTGTAACAATGGTTATTATATGTTTAGAATGTTAGAGGATAAACCTAAAAGATTAATTGGTTTTGATCCTAGTGCTTTAACTTTACATCAATTTGAATTTATAAATCATTTTGTAAAATCAGATATAGTTTATGAGATGTTAGGTGTAGAGCATCTTGAATACTATAATCACAAATTTGATTTTATTTTTATGTTAGGTGTTTTATATCATAGACCAGATCCTGTTGGAACTTTGAAATCTTTAGCACGTGGTTTAAACTCAAAAGGTGAAATCTTAATTGATACTTTTATGATAGATGGAGATGAGGAAATTTGTTTAACTCCTGATAGACGGTATTCAAAAATCCCCAATATTTATTTTATTCCAACTATTCCTGCTTTAAAAAACTGGTTAAAACGAGCAGGTTTTGAAAATATAGAAGTAATAGCTACAACAACCACTACAAGTGGAGAACAAAGAAAAACAAAATGGTCTTTTGATCAAAGTTTAGAAGATTTTTTAGATAAAAATGACCCCTCAAAAACTGTTGAAGGATATCCTGCTCCTAAAAGAGTTTATATGAAAGCAAGAAAGATACAATAG